The Miscanthus floridulus cultivar M001 chromosome 7, ASM1932011v1, whole genome shotgun sequence genome includes a region encoding these proteins:
- the LOC136466442 gene encoding small nuclear ribonucleoprotein SmD3b-like codes for MSRSLGIPVKLLHEAAGHVVTVELKTGEVYRGSMVECEDNWNCQLENITFTAKDGKVSQLEHVFIRGSRVRFMIIPDMLKNAPMFKRLEARIRGKGSAVGVGRGRTVAMRARAAAGRGGGPVGRGGAPPVRR; via the exons ATGAGCCGCAGCCTCGGGATCCCGGTGAAGCTGCTGCACGAGGCGGCGGGCCACGTCGTCACGGTCGAGCTCAAGACCGGCGAGGTCTACCGCGGCTCCATGGTCGAGTGCGAGGACAACTGGAACTGCCAGCTCGAAAACATCACCTTCACGGCAAAG GACGGCAAGGTGTCGCAGCTGGAACACGTCTTCATCAGAGGGAGTAGGGTCAGGTTCATGATCATACCCGACATGCTCAAGAACGCCCCAATGTTCAAGCGCCTCGAGGCCAGGATTAGG GGTAAAGGCTCAGCTGTTGGTGTCGGCCGAGGCCGCACGGTCGCCATGCGTGCTAGG GCTGCTGCTGGTCGTGGCGGTGGTCCTGTTGGACGAGGTGGTGCACCCCCTGTGAGGAGGTAG
- the LOC136466441 gene encoding phytochrome-interacting ankyrin-repeat protein 2-like, protein MVLVRRSLSMSRPRSCHDADDRGWNPLHVAARKGDLKEVRRLLDDGMDVNAPAWGPKCPGATPLHLAAQGGHVKIMDELLERGANIDARTKGACGWTPLHIAAKERNKKAVRFLIENGAFLPPEMNDHRFNPPLHYCSGLEWAYEMKRMQDESDSPGETSLELG, encoded by the exons ATGGTGCTGGTGCGCAGGTCGCTCAGCATGAGCCGCCCCCGGAGCTGCCACGACGCTGACGACCGTGGCTGGAACCCGCTCCACGTTGCTGCTCGCAAGGGAGACCTCAAGGAG GTCCGACGTCTCCTGGATGATGGGATGGATGTCAATGCACCTGCATGGGGACCAAAATGTCCTGGTGCTACCCCACTCCATCTGGCTGCTCAGGGTGGGCATGTTAAAATCATGGATGAACTACTGGAGCGTGGTGCCAATATTGATGCTAGAACCAAAGGGGCCTGTGGCT GGACTCCTCTACATATTGCTGCCAAAGAAAGGAATAAGAAGGCTGTGAGATTCCTGATTGAGAATGGAGCCTTCCTTCCTCCTGAGATGAATGACCATAGGTTCAATCCCCCCCTCCATTACTGCTCTGGGTTAGAATGGGCATATGAGATGAAGCGCATGCAAGACGAAAGTGATTCGCCTGGCGAGACTTCACTTGAGCTCGGATAA
- the LOC136462408 gene encoding uncharacterized protein, with protein sequence MAAARSRAAAAWARLLSLRPHSLAESTALPRHRHHLGSRITPPRRHLAFSASAGGARPNQKIQSERVVHELLAQVERERQDRRAKDGKDQEEEPEEEEEDYMGVKPLIEKLERRKAKEAAADEGFWEPTDSDSDEDDERYTPDAIKRRVDEFERKCKRHGEYLQSFAEADTLDEAHKWMTKINKFEERHLKLPLEYRVIGDMMNLLKDATGKERFVLLQKLNRAVRIMEIKEAYDPSNPANFGLIQHQQVGSPEDVMLNAGFDKEKQMIQGAELEGDEEEFNEAKERDDMLIEKLNAIEKKIEEKLELLDHTFGKKGRVLEEEIKDLVEERNSLSEKKRRPMYRKGFDVKVIDVNRTCKVTKGGQIAKFTALLATGNYNGVVGFAKAKGPTAKIAIQRAYEKCFQNLHYMERYEDHTIAHAIQAKYEKTKIYLWPGPMRSGMSAAGRTVETVLYLAGFSNVKTKIIGSRNPLNVIKALFIALNAIETPKDVQQKFGRTVVESYLL encoded by the exons ATGGCCGCCGCACGGTCCCGCGCAGCCGCGGCGTGGGCCCGCCTCCTCTCCCTGCGGCCGCACAGCCTCGCGGAATCCACCGCACTCCCTCGCCATCGACATCACCTAGGGTCGCGGATcacgccgccgcgccgccacctGGCATTCTCCGCCTCCGCCGGGGGCGCCAGGCCCAACCAGAAGATCCAGAGCGAGCGGGTCGTGCACGAGCTGCTCGCTCAGGTCGAGCGCGAGCGACAGGACCGCCGCGCAAAGGATGGCAAGGACCAGGAGGAAgagccagaggaggaggaggaggactacaTGGGCGTCAAGCCGCTCATCGAGAAGCTCGAGCGACGCAAGGCCAAGGAGGCGGCCGCCGACGAAGGCTTCTGGGAGCCCACCGACTCCGACagcgacgaggacgacgagcgcTACACGCCCGACGCCATCAAGCGACGCGTCGACGAGTTCGAGCGCAAGTGCAAGCGCCATGGGGAGTACTTGCAATCATTCGCAGAGGCCG ACACCCTCGACGAGGCTCACAAATGGATGACCAAAATCAACAAGTTCGAGGAGCGCCATCTCAAGCTGCCACTGGAGTACAGGGTCATCGGGGACATGATGAACCTTCTCAAGGATGCCACGGGGAAAGAGCGCTTCGTTCTCCTTCAGAAGCTCAACCGAGCCGTCAGGATCATGGAAATCAAGGAGGCCTACGACCCCAGTAACCCTGCAAACTTTGGGCTCATCCAGCACCAGCAGGTTGGTTCTCCAGAGGATGTCATGCTCAATGCCGGCTTTGATAAGGAGAAGCAGATGATCCAAGGGGCAGAACTTGAGGGTGACGAGGAGGAATTCAATGAGGCAAAGGAGAGGGATGATATGCTCATAGAGAAACTCAATGCTATTGAAAAGAAGATTGAGGAGAAGCTAGAACTGTTGGATCATACCTTCGGTAAGAAAGGCAGAGTTTTGGAGGAGGAAATCAAGGATTTGGTGGAGGAGCGTAATTCCCTGTCTGAGAAGAAGAGGAGACCTATGTACAGAAAA GGTTTTGATGTGAAAGTTATCGACGTTAACAGGACATGCAAAGTCACAAAG GGAGGACAAATAGCAAAATTCACAGCGTTATTGGCCACTGGAAATTACAATGGTGTTGTTGGCTTCGCGAAAGCTAAAGGCCCAACAGCCAAGATTGCAATACAGAGG GCATATGAGAAATGCTTCCAGAATCTCCACTACATGGAGCGATACGAGGATCACACAATTGCTCATGCTATCCAGGCCAAATATGAGAAAACAAAG ATATACCTCTGGCCTGGACCAATGAGGAGTGGAATGTCTGCTGCTGGTAGGACTGTTGAGACTGTGCTGTACTTGGCTGGTTTCAGCAATGTCAAGACAAAG ATTATTGGATCAAGGAACCCACTTAATGTGATTAAAGCTCTCTTCATAGCTTTGAATGCT ATTGAAACTCCGAAGGATGTCCAACAGAAGTTTGGGCGCACTGTTGTCGAGTCATATTTATTGTAA
- the LOC136462409 gene encoding thiosulfate sulfurtransferase 18-like, translated as MFITQGSRVKNAQSVEQVASLLTSKEEAVLVGCQSGKRSELACIDLQAAGFKKVKNMGGGYLAWVHHGFPVPGDMEHDASPRPPTPPPAPSSQA; from the exons ATGTTCATCACTCAAG GAAGCCGGGTGAAGAACGCCcagtctgtggagcaggtggcgtCGCTTTTGACCAGCAAAGAGGAAGCCGTCCTAGTG GGGTGCCAAAGCGGCAAGAGATCAGAGCTAGCATGCATTGATCTCCAAGCAGCA GGATTCAAGAAGGTCAAGAACATGGGAGGTGGCTACCTTGCCTGGGTGCACCATGGCTTCCCCGTCCCCGGCGACATGGAACATGATGCATCTCCGCGTCCACCGACACCGCCACCAGCACCAAGCAGCCAAGCCTAG